One window of Streptomyces sp. NBC_00273 genomic DNA carries:
- a CDS encoding S8 family peptidase: MFVMRHTRRHLAGIAGTAILAAALAAASTLPASAAGSSAQAQGVVENAGAAGTVPGSYIVILKDSAARSTDAGGRAVVKRYGAKIDRTYSAALNGYSAELTAAQARRLAADPAVKSVVQNSLVTLDGAATTQPNPPSWGLDRIDQRVLPLNQVYSPVDQAGEGVTAYIIDTGVRITHSDFGGRGFDGFDAIDNDNTAQDGNGHGTHVAGTVAGSLYGVAKKAKIVGVRVLDDSGSGTVAQVVAGIEWVTANAVKPAVANMSLGGRANSALDTAVRNSVASGVTYAVAAGNEYTDASTRSPARVAEALTVGATNSSDAKTSFSNYGSSLDLFAPGASIVSAWNTDDHAANTISGTSMAAPHVAGAAALHLSQHPHSSPAEVAEGLAAVATRDVVTAPGPGSPNRFLYVGDGATPPQPGTRFENSDDYVIADHSTVESPITASGITGSAPAALRVSVEIRHTWVGDLRVDLVAPDGTVYNLRNHTGGSDDDIVQTYLVDASAVVADGVWKLQVADLATGDTGKIDSWALLF, from the coding sequence ATGTTTGTGATGCGTCATACCCGCCGGCACTTAGCCGGCATCGCCGGGACCGCGATCCTGGCCGCTGCGCTCGCCGCGGCCTCCACCCTGCCCGCGTCGGCAGCCGGAAGCAGCGCTCAGGCGCAGGGTGTTGTCGAGAACGCGGGAGCGGCCGGGACCGTTCCCGGCAGTTACATCGTCATCCTGAAGGACTCTGCAGCCCGTTCCACGGATGCCGGGGGCAGGGCTGTGGTCAAGCGGTACGGCGCGAAGATCGACCGGACCTACTCCGCCGCCCTCAACGGCTACTCCGCCGAGCTCACGGCGGCGCAGGCCAGGAGGCTCGCGGCCGACCCGGCGGTGAAGTCCGTGGTGCAGAACAGTCTCGTCACACTCGACGGTGCCGCCACCACCCAGCCCAACCCCCCGTCGTGGGGTCTGGACCGCATTGATCAGCGGGTACTGCCGCTCAACCAAGTTTACAGCCCCGTGGATCAGGCCGGTGAGGGCGTGACCGCCTACATCATCGACACCGGTGTGCGGATCACTCACAGCGACTTCGGGGGCCGCGGCTTCGACGGCTTCGACGCCATCGACAACGACAACACCGCCCAGGACGGCAATGGCCACGGCACTCACGTCGCGGGCACCGTCGCGGGCTCCCTGTACGGTGTGGCCAAGAAGGCGAAGATCGTCGGCGTCCGCGTCCTCGATGACTCCGGATCCGGTACGGTCGCGCAGGTTGTCGCCGGCATCGAGTGGGTGACAGCCAACGCCGTCAAACCGGCCGTGGCCAACATGTCACTCGGCGGCCGTGCCAACTCCGCGCTCGACACCGCAGTGCGCAACTCCGTGGCCTCCGGCGTCACCTACGCCGTCGCGGCGGGCAACGAGTACACGGACGCGAGTACCAGGTCCCCGGCGCGCGTCGCCGAAGCCCTCACCGTGGGCGCCACCAACAGCAGCGACGCCAAGACCTCCTTCTCCAACTACGGCAGCAGTCTGGACCTCTTCGCGCCGGGCGCCTCCATCGTCTCGGCATGGAACACCGATGACCACGCCGCCAACACGATTTCCGGTACCTCGATGGCCGCCCCGCACGTCGCGGGTGCCGCCGCCCTCCACCTTTCGCAGCACCCGCACAGCAGTCCCGCAGAAGTCGCCGAGGGCCTCGCCGCCGTCGCCACCCGGGACGTCGTGACCGCCCCCGGACCCGGCTCCCCGAACCGGTTCCTGTACGTCGGTGACGGCGCCACGCCGCCACAGCCGGGCACCCGCTTCGAGAACTCGGACGACTACGTGATCGCCGACCACTCCACCGTCGAGTCGCCGATCACTGCCAGCGGGATCACCGGCAGCGCGCCGGCCGCCCTGCGCGTATCGGTCGAGATCCGGCACACCTGGGTCGGGGACCTGCGGGTCGACCTCGTCGCCCCGGACGGCACCGTCTACAACCTGCGCAACCACACCGGCGGCAGCGATGACGACATCGTCCAGACCTACCTGGTGGACGCCTCCGCAGTGGTGGCCGACGGCGTGTGGAAGCTCCAGGTCGCGGACCTTGCGACGGGCGACACCGGGAAGATCGACTCCTGGGCCCTCCTCTTCTGA
- a CDS encoding SulP family inorganic anion transporter, whose product MPLEHTRSAGSARHARRGPGRSAHSAVGPSARPASAGTDILASLVVFLVALPLCIGVAAASGVPIALGIISGIIGGLVVGFLPGSSLQVSGPAAGLAGLCLEFTTEHGLALLGPVILASGLIQMGLGALRLGSLFQSISLAVVQGMLAGIGLPLMLSQSYAVMDAKQLGSAIKNIGGLPHLVQSTLADPHRLAALFLGIGSLAICFLWKKVPAPLSKVPAPLIAVMLGSVLAALPGIEVKRVVFGSLLDAVNFPGPDDFAGLADPAVITMVITFAIIASAESLFSAAAVDRMHDGPRTKYNAELFSQGIGNVLCGLLGSLPMTAVIARSSANVQAGAKTKISRVLHGGWLLGFGLLLPGLLGLIPVAVLAGILLHAGWKLFDPTAFPKMWKTDRGEGIVMIITTVAIVVANLLEGVLAGLAVAIVLVALRMSRIAFRTTSVDNTACLTMSGNATFLRLPKLIEALDSVAGMPRIHLDLTAVVHLDLACRSQVEEFAERQRKAGAEHVELLLPGTPPEKTTAPDHSTLEADFPAGLEHPQGQTAQFPGPIPTPAVGLIPGQQHPVAEPWPHAAAGGWQHGVPIQTATNYAVLDHVVSNYGAPHAASYNAAYGAPHPGSYDYGHAYDPPEASHWTPEDERAAERAYWEGTQQ is encoded by the coding sequence GTGCCCCTTGAACACACACGCTCCGCCGGCAGCGCACGCCACGCACGCCGGGGACCCGGCCGGTCGGCCCATAGCGCCGTCGGCCCGTCGGCCCGCCCGGCCTCCGCCGGCACGGACATCCTCGCTTCCCTCGTCGTCTTTCTGGTGGCGCTGCCGCTGTGCATCGGAGTGGCGGCCGCCTCCGGCGTCCCCATCGCCCTCGGCATCATCTCCGGGATCATCGGCGGCCTGGTCGTCGGCTTCCTGCCCGGCAGCAGCCTGCAGGTATCCGGGCCGGCCGCCGGCCTCGCCGGGCTCTGCCTGGAATTCACCACCGAGCACGGTCTGGCCCTGCTCGGCCCCGTCATCCTGGCCTCCGGCCTGATCCAGATGGGGCTCGGAGCGCTCAGACTGGGAAGTCTGTTCCAGTCCATCTCCCTGGCCGTGGTCCAGGGCATGCTCGCCGGCATCGGGCTGCCGCTCATGCTGAGCCAGAGTTACGCCGTCATGGACGCCAAGCAGCTCGGCTCGGCCATCAAGAACATCGGGGGCCTGCCGCACCTGGTCCAGTCCACCCTGGCCGACCCACACCGGCTGGCCGCCCTGTTTCTGGGTATCGGCTCCCTGGCGATCTGCTTCCTGTGGAAGAAAGTGCCCGCCCCCCTGTCCAAAGTGCCCGCTCCCCTGATCGCCGTCATGCTCGGCTCCGTCCTCGCCGCCCTGCCCGGCATCGAGGTCAAGCGGGTGGTCTTCGGCAGTCTGCTGGACGCGGTGAACTTCCCCGGACCGGACGATTTCGCCGGCCTTGCCGACCCCGCAGTGATCACTATGGTGATCACCTTCGCCATCATCGCCTCCGCCGAAAGCCTCTTCAGCGCCGCCGCCGTCGACCGGATGCACGACGGGCCACGCACCAAGTACAACGCGGAGCTGTTCTCCCAGGGCATCGGCAACGTTCTGTGCGGACTCCTCGGCTCACTGCCCATGACCGCAGTGATCGCCCGCAGCTCCGCCAACGTCCAGGCCGGCGCCAAGACCAAGATCTCCCGCGTGCTGCACGGCGGCTGGCTGCTCGGCTTCGGGCTGCTGCTGCCCGGCCTGCTCGGCCTCATTCCGGTGGCGGTACTTGCCGGCATCCTCCTCCACGCGGGCTGGAAACTCTTCGACCCCACCGCCTTCCCGAAGATGTGGAAGACCGACCGCGGCGAGGGCATCGTGATGATCATCACGACCGTCGCCATCGTGGTCGCCAACCTCCTCGAAGGCGTGCTCGCAGGTCTGGCCGTCGCCATCGTCCTGGTCGCCCTGCGCATGTCCAGGATCGCCTTCCGCACCACTTCGGTCGACAACACCGCCTGCCTGACCATGAGCGGCAACGCGACATTCCTGCGCCTGCCCAAGCTGATCGAGGCCCTGGACTCTGTCGCGGGCATGCCGCGCATCCATCTGGACCTCACCGCCGTGGTCCACCTCGACCTCGCATGCCGCAGCCAGGTGGAGGAATTCGCCGAACGACAGCGCAAGGCTGGCGCCGAACACGTGGAACTCCTCCTGCCGGGCACCCCGCCAGAGAAGACGACGGCACCCGACCACAGCACCCTCGAAGCGGACTTCCCGGCAGGACTGGAACACCCGCAGGGACAGACCGCGCAGTTCCCCGGCCCGATCCCCACACCGGCTGTCGGCCTGATCCCCGGTCAGCAGCACCCGGTCGCAGAGCCATGGCCGCACGCCGCCGCCGGGGGTTGGCAGCACGGCGTCCCGATCCAGACAGCCACGAACTACGCGGTTCTGGACCACGTGGTCTCCAACTACGGCGCCCCGCACGCGGCCTCGTACAACGCGGCCTACGGTGCCCCACACCCCGGCAGTTACGACTACGGGCACGCCTACGATCCGCCGGAGGCCAGCCACTGGACCCCCGAGGACGAGCGCGCCGCCGAACGTGCCTACTGGGAAGGAACCCAACAATGA
- a CDS encoding carbonic anhydrase: MDDLLKRARSFRHRIAREKELFRDFALGQGPATLFITCSDSRVVPTLITAAAPGELFELRNAGNIVPPYRPGYRSGEAATIEYAVEVLKVRDIIVCGHSHCGAVGAVARGEDLTHLPSVAGWVDFARPALTGLLDIPPKDPALPDAVQRHVTAQLMTLRGYPQIERGTAAGRLSLHGWFYRVDTGDLWELDETRGVFGQH, translated from the coding sequence ATGGACGACCTACTGAAGCGGGCCCGCTCCTTTCGACACCGCATAGCCCGCGAGAAGGAACTCTTCCGGGACTTCGCGCTCGGGCAGGGCCCGGCAACGCTGTTCATCACCTGCTCGGACTCGCGGGTCGTGCCCACACTGATCACCGCGGCCGCGCCGGGCGAACTCTTCGAGCTGCGCAACGCCGGCAACATCGTGCCGCCCTACCGGCCGGGCTACCGGTCGGGCGAAGCCGCCACCATCGAGTACGCGGTGGAGGTCCTGAAGGTCCGCGACATCATCGTGTGCGGACACTCGCACTGCGGCGCGGTAGGGGCCGTGGCCCGTGGTGAGGACCTGACCCATCTGCCCAGCGTGGCGGGCTGGGTGGACTTCGCCAGACCGGCACTGACCGGGCTGCTCGACATCCCGCCGAAGGACCCGGCGCTGCCGGACGCCGTACAGCGCCACGTCACCGCGCAATTGATGACGCTGCGTGGCTATCCGCAGATCGAGCGCGGCACGGCCGCGGGCCGACTGAGCCTGCACGGCTGGTTCTACCGGGTGGACACCGGGGATCTGTGGGAGCTCGACGAGACACGAGGTGTATTCGGCCAGCACTGA
- a CDS encoding response regulator transcription factor — translation MNRVLIAEDEARIAAFVQRGLQSAGFVTTVVGDGLSAYEEARAGGCDLMILDLGLPACDGFTVLRRLREDRVTLPVIILTARDSVSDTVAGLEGGADDYLSKPFAFEELLARVRLRLRADGAPEASLLRAGDLVLDLRTRRAHVDGRVAELSAREFALAEVFLRHPDQVLTREQLLSMVWGFDYDPGSNIVDVYVRYLRRKVGADRVETIRGAGYRLRA, via the coding sequence ATGAACCGGGTACTCATAGCGGAGGACGAGGCCAGGATCGCCGCCTTCGTGCAACGGGGCCTGCAAAGCGCTGGTTTCGTCACCACCGTGGTCGGTGACGGGCTATCCGCCTACGAGGAGGCCCGGGCGGGCGGCTGTGACCTGATGATCCTGGATCTGGGGCTGCCGGCCTGCGACGGGTTCACCGTGCTGCGCAGGCTCCGCGAGGACCGGGTGACCCTGCCGGTGATCATCCTGACAGCGCGGGACAGCGTGTCCGACACGGTGGCGGGTCTGGAGGGCGGCGCCGACGACTACCTTTCCAAGCCGTTCGCCTTCGAGGAGTTGCTGGCCCGGGTACGGCTACGGCTGCGCGCGGACGGCGCCCCGGAAGCCTCACTGCTCAGAGCCGGTGACCTCGTACTCGATCTGCGCACCCGGCGGGCACACGTGGACGGGAGGGTGGCGGAGCTGTCCGCACGCGAGTTCGCGCTGGCCGAGGTGTTCCTGCGCCACCCCGACCAAGTGCTGACGCGGGAGCAATTGCTCAGCATGGTCTGGGGATTCGACTACGATCCCGGGTCCAACATCGTCGACGTCTACGTGCGCTACCTGCGACGCAAAGTGGGTGCCGACCGGGTGGAGACCATCCGTGGCGCCGGCTACCGGCTGCGCGCCTGA
- a CDS encoding sensor histidine kinase, whose protein sequence is MLLLVATTLAVPAFGITLIWQVRLDAEMDDQLRSEADKLRRFAHTAREPATGEPFVDGASLLTEFMTVNLPRREEAFFSLVDGRADRRSPNAVPTRLDQDAAVVARLSKGSGTRIGWLDSPAGRVRYGVVPVRVAGDRHDTRLVIVEFRDRQTREERWLAKMFLTAGGGGLVLAAAASWLVAGRVLAPIRLVRQTAERIGESDLTERLEVAGTDDVAALAHTFNSMLDRLESAFTTQRRFLDEVAHELRTPITVIRGTLELVEDGADDPAATRALVVDELDRMTRIVEDLLLLAKAERPDFLAFGETNLTDLVVDVVAKARALGNRHWRVAQVSEATLFIDGQRLTQALMQLVANAVRHTRAGDLIEVGSQLREGRLLLWVRDAGPGVGPQDRERIFERFAQAGRVVSADGSSPGIGLGLAIVLEIAQAHGGTAWVEDAEGGGARFVIALPAHTSWQKGPHEPGTHSGGRGQDRRLRATGPAKRWFRHHRGR, encoded by the coding sequence ATGCTGCTCCTGGTCGCCACGACGTTGGCCGTGCCGGCGTTCGGCATCACGCTGATCTGGCAGGTCAGGCTCGACGCCGAGATGGATGATCAACTGCGCAGTGAAGCGGACAAGTTGCGCCGGTTCGCACATACGGCGCGGGAGCCGGCCACCGGGGAGCCGTTCGTCGACGGGGCGTCGCTGCTGACCGAGTTCATGACCGTCAACCTGCCGCGCCGGGAGGAGGCGTTCTTCAGTCTCGTCGACGGCCGAGCCGACCGGCGCAGCCCCAACGCGGTACCCACGCGCTTGGACCAGGACGCAGCTGTGGTCGCGCGGCTGTCGAAGGGGAGCGGCACGCGGATCGGCTGGCTCGACTCGCCGGCCGGGCGAGTGCGCTACGGCGTCGTCCCGGTGCGGGTGGCGGGGGACCGGCACGACACGCGTCTGGTGATCGTGGAGTTCCGGGATCGGCAGACGCGGGAGGAACGGTGGCTCGCGAAGATGTTCCTGACTGCGGGGGGCGGAGGACTGGTGCTCGCGGCCGCGGCGAGCTGGCTGGTGGCCGGCCGGGTGCTGGCGCCGATTCGCCTGGTGCGGCAGACCGCCGAGCGGATCGGAGAGTCCGACCTGACAGAGCGGCTGGAGGTGGCGGGAACTGACGACGTGGCGGCGCTGGCACATACGTTCAATAGCATGCTGGACCGGCTGGAGAGCGCGTTCACCACCCAGCGCCGTTTTCTCGACGAAGTGGCGCACGAGCTGCGCACCCCGATCACGGTGATCCGGGGCACTCTGGAGCTGGTGGAGGACGGGGCGGACGATCCGGCGGCGACCCGAGCCCTGGTAGTGGACGAGTTGGACCGGATGACCCGGATCGTGGAGGACCTGCTGCTGCTGGCCAAGGCGGAGCGCCCGGACTTCCTCGCGTTCGGCGAGACGAACCTGACGGACCTGGTGGTCGACGTGGTCGCCAAGGCCCGGGCGCTGGGCAACCGGCACTGGCGGGTGGCACAAGTGTCGGAGGCCACGCTCTTTATCGACGGCCAGCGGCTCACCCAGGCGCTGATGCAGCTTGTGGCGAATGCCGTGCGCCACACCCGCGCCGGGGACCTCATCGAGGTCGGCTCCCAGCTCCGCGAAGGCCGCCTGCTGCTGTGGGTGCGGGATGCGGGGCCGGGGGTCGGGCCGCAGGACCGGGAGCGCATCTTCGAACGCTTCGCGCAAGCCGGCCGAGTTGTCTCGGCCGACGGGTCGAGCCCGGGCATCGGGCTCGGCCTCGCCATCGTCCTGGAAATCGCTCAGGCGCACGGAGGCACGGCCTGGGTGGAGGACGCCGAGGGCGGCGGCGCCCGATTCGTGATCGCGCTGCCCGCCCACACTTCCTGGCAGAAAGGACCCCATGAACCGGGTACTCATAGCGGAGGACGAGGCCAGGATCGCCGCCTTCGTGCAACGGGGCCTGCAAAGCGCTGGTTTCGTCACCACCGTGGTCGGTGA
- a CDS encoding DUF4383 domain-containing protein has protein sequence MKLSDELPVDHHLATVYRYGALLCGLILLAFGILGFADALRPFDTQGETIAGMTTNTTLSVISVVVGLALAAGAFVGGNFASTLNITVGALFLLSGFAHIFVLDKDANVLGFGVTNVMFSFVMGLIIMTFGMYGRVSSKLSHDNPYWQRRHLGHASGQSLQARTALTSGAIDSIARVAPSDPTSSLSAGEASR, from the coding sequence ATGAAGCTGAGTGACGAGCTACCCGTCGATCACCACCTCGCCACCGTATACCGGTACGGCGCCCTGCTCTGCGGCCTGATCCTGCTCGCCTTCGGGATCCTGGGCTTCGCCGATGCCCTGCGCCCGTTCGACACGCAGGGTGAGACCATCGCTGGGATGACGACGAACACGACCCTCAGTGTCATCTCCGTCGTCGTCGGACTCGCACTTGCCGCGGGTGCCTTCGTCGGCGGCAACTTCGCCTCCACCCTCAACATCACGGTGGGAGCCCTGTTCCTGCTCAGCGGCTTCGCGCACATCTTCGTCCTCGACAAGGACGCCAACGTCCTCGGCTTCGGGGTGACGAACGTGATGTTCAGCTTCGTCATGGGGCTGATCATCATGACCTTCGGGATGTACGGCCGTGTCTCGAGCAAGCTCTCCCACGACAACCCGTACTGGCAACGCCGCCACCTCGGCCACGCATCAGGCCAGTCCTTGCAGGCACGCACTGCTCTCACCAGTGGGGCCATCGACTCCATCGCACGCGTCGCACCTTCAGATCCAACGAGCTCCCTCAGCGCAGGTGAAGCCTCGCGATAG
- a CDS encoding DUF6480 family protein, protein MSARPVMPEETPSVEGSTAEANQERPDGGIWEHPWFFLGLIVVGAVLVAGFFAARIAGL, encoded by the coding sequence ATGAGCGCCCGTCCTGTCATGCCGGAGGAAACCCCGTCAGTGGAGGGTTCCACGGCCGAAGCGAACCAGGAACGACCTGACGGCGGGATCTGGGAGCACCCGTGGTTCTTCCTGGGGCTGATCGTGGTCGGCGCCGTCCTCGTGGCGGGCTTCTTCGCGGCACGGATCGCCGGCCTGTAG
- a CDS encoding SDR family NAD(P)-dependent oxidoreductase codes for MSGARVLVAGASGVLGALAAHELHARGAVVALAGRNPYRLADLAAGLGGAPVRGLDAYDLDNCAALATWAVRELGGLDGVLVTVGVAGFGRVDEVPDAVVEHLFAVNVLCPAAVLRGAVARMADGGFLAAVTGAIVDRPMLGTADYAAAKTALSCWLGVVAREGRARRLRVFDFRLPHLETGFSDRPVTGQTPSLPKGGDPAAAAQALVDQLEGAAPAARCGE; via the coding sequence ATGAGCGGGGCGCGGGTACTCGTCGCGGGAGCCAGCGGCGTGCTCGGCGCGCTCGCGGCCCATGAGCTGCACGCCCGCGGCGCCGTGGTCGCCCTCGCCGGAAGGAATCCGTACCGGCTGGCTGACTTGGCCGCCGGGCTCGGCGGGGCTCCGGTCCGGGGGCTCGATGCGTACGACCTCGACAACTGTGCCGCCCTCGCCACGTGGGCGGTGCGGGAGCTGGGGGGACTGGACGGTGTCCTGGTCACGGTGGGGGTGGCCGGGTTCGGGCGGGTGGATGAGGTGCCCGATGCGGTCGTCGAGCACCTGTTCGCCGTCAACGTGCTGTGTCCGGCCGCAGTGCTGCGCGGCGCGGTCGCCCGCATGGCGGACGGCGGGTTCCTGGCCGCCGTGACGGGAGCCATCGTTGACCGGCCAATGCTGGGCACGGCCGACTACGCGGCGGCCAAAACGGCCCTGAGCTGCTGGCTCGGTGTCGTGGCCCGCGAGGGGCGGGCCCGGCGGCTGCGGGTGTTCGACTTCCGTCTCCCGCACCTGGAGACGGGCTTCTCCGACCGGCCTGTGACCGGGCAGACGCCCTCCCTGCCTAAGGGCGGCGACCCAGCCGCAGCCGCACAAGCCCTGGTCGACCAGCTCGAGGGCGCGGCTCCCGCCGCGCGGTGCGGGGAGTAA
- a CDS encoding DUF427 domain-containing protein — protein sequence MNATGTSSRPAESVWDYPRPPRLEADGRHVVVEFAGALIADTRHSVRVLETSHPPVFYVPAQDTRQELFRQSGTRTWCEWKGAATYWDLRVEGSAGVPDVAWSYEDPSPGFAAIAGFLAFYPSRVDRCRVGDEEVVAQPGDFYGGWITSEINGPFKGPPGTRGW from the coding sequence GTGAACGCGACCGGGACATCGAGCCGACCCGCCGAGTCAGTGTGGGACTACCCCCGACCGCCGCGCCTCGAGGCGGACGGCCGGCACGTGGTCGTCGAATTCGCCGGAGCCCTGATCGCCGACACCCGCCACTCGGTCCGGGTGCTGGAGACGAGCCATCCCCCGGTCTTCTACGTTCCGGCCCAGGACACGCGCCAGGAGCTGTTCCGGCAGTCCGGTACCCGAACGTGGTGCGAGTGGAAAGGCGCCGCCACGTACTGGGACCTGCGCGTCGAAGGCAGCGCCGGGGTCCCGGACGTGGCGTGGAGCTACGAGGACCCCTCCCCCGGATTCGCCGCGATCGCCGGATTCCTGGCCTTCTACCCATCCCGGGTGGATCGCTGCCGAGTCGGGGACGAGGAGGTGGTCGCGCAGCCGGGAGACTTCTACGGGGGCTGGATCACCTCCGAGATCAACGGGCCTTTCAAGGGCCCGCCGGGTACGCGGGGGTGGTGA
- a CDS encoding TspO/MBR family protein yields the protein MAHSATPAPMPAPARPRGSRQWRALAGFLAVSYGVAVLGALASADAGEVYSALVRPGWAPPAWLFGPVWTVLYGMMAVAAWLVGRQPDRLRVRRAHVWWSVQLALNLAWTPLFFAARQFGLALLDIVLLLAALATTVVLFWRLSRTAALLLVPYLVWVAFATALNASIWQLNP from the coding sequence GTGGCACATTCCGCGACACCAGCGCCGATGCCGGCCCCGGCCCGCCCGCGCGGATCGAGGCAGTGGCGGGCCCTTGCAGGCTTCCTCGCCGTGAGTTACGGCGTCGCGGTACTGGGAGCGCTGGCCTCCGCCGATGCGGGTGAGGTCTACTCGGCGCTGGTCCGGCCCGGCTGGGCCCCGCCCGCCTGGCTGTTCGGGCCCGTCTGGACCGTGCTGTACGGGATGATGGCGGTCGCGGCCTGGCTGGTCGGGCGCCAACCGGATCGTCTGCGCGTGCGGCGGGCCCACGTGTGGTGGTCGGTGCAGCTCGCCCTCAATCTGGCCTGGACCCCGCTGTTCTTCGCGGCCCGCCAGTTCGGCCTCGCCCTGCTGGACATCGTCCTGCTGCTGGCCGCGCTCGCCACCACGGTGGTTCTGTTCTGGCGGCTGAGCCGCACTGCTGCGCTCCTGCTCGTGCCGTACCTCGTGTGGGTGGCCTTCGCAACCGCCCTCAACGCGTCCATCTGGCAGCTGAACCCGTGA
- a CDS encoding MerR family transcriptional regulator, producing MKVEEQHLTPPVVGMSTGAVAQRLGVAAGTLRSWERRYAIGPAVRVAG from the coding sequence GTGAAGGTCGAAGAGCAGCACCTGACGCCGCCGGTGGTCGGCATGAGTACGGGAGCCGTGGCGCAGCGTCTCGGAGTGGCGGCGGGAACGCTGCGTTCGTGGGAGCGGCGTTATGCGATCGGGCCCGCTGTCCGCGTCGCGGGCTAG
- a CDS encoding B12-binding domain-containing protein, translating into MCHLTGQGVPPAEAARAARVKAAGAFRFEDDAPATGGRAPGGPATLPLGPVCAECRGLARAAVRLDGDAVEAVLDRAIEDHGCVVAWEEIIAPTLHAAGRKCASAGERYIEVEHLLSWLVSSTLRRRREPRLPTREGVRPMVLACAPEELHSLPLEALWAALTERGLPVKMFGPAVPAEALIEAVRRVGPSLVVVWAQARPAAAAELVSAVEGVGWGVRGARSHSTLLVAGPGWNSVPHASTKRLTGRRSGLALIEQRLAN; encoded by the coding sequence ATGTGCCATCTGACCGGGCAGGGGGTGCCGCCCGCGGAGGCCGCGCGAGCTGCCCGGGTGAAGGCGGCAGGAGCGTTCCGGTTCGAGGACGATGCACCCGCGACCGGGGGGCGGGCTCCTGGAGGACCCGCGACGCTGCCGCTGGGGCCGGTCTGTGCCGAGTGCCGCGGTCTCGCACGGGCGGCCGTAAGACTGGACGGGGACGCGGTGGAGGCCGTCCTGGACCGGGCGATCGAGGACCACGGCTGTGTGGTGGCGTGGGAGGAGATCATCGCCCCGACGCTGCACGCGGCCGGCCGTAAGTGCGCCTCTGCCGGCGAACGTTACATCGAGGTCGAGCACCTGCTGTCCTGGCTGGTCTCCTCAACGCTGCGGCGTCGGCGCGAGCCTCGCCTGCCCACCCGCGAAGGGGTCCGGCCGATGGTACTGGCCTGCGCGCCGGAAGAACTCCACAGCCTTCCGCTGGAAGCTCTGTGGGCGGCCCTCACTGAGCGCGGACTGCCGGTGAAGATGTTCGGTCCGGCCGTTCCGGCGGAAGCCTTGATCGAGGCGGTACGACGGGTCGGCCCGTCGCTGGTGGTGGTGTGGGCCCAGGCCCGTCCCGCTGCTGCGGCGGAACTGGTGAGCGCGGTCGAGGGAGTGGGGTGGGGGGTCAGGGGGGCGAGGTCCCACTCCACTCTGCTGGTGGCCGGGCCCGGCTGGAACTCCGTTCCTCACGCCAGCACCAAGCGTCTCACGGGCCGGCGTTCGGGCCTCGCCCTGATCGAACAGCGTCTCGCAAACTGA
- a CDS encoding PRC-barrel domain-containing protein, with product MSGFDIWGYHPNAGYLRGTDIVGYKVEATDGSIGKIDKHSEDVGASYLVVDTGVWIFGKHVLLPAGTIERIDMIGETVYVNRTKDQIKDAPEYDEGKQAGESNYLERFGRYYGRPM from the coding sequence GTGAGCGGGTTCGACATCTGGGGGTACCACCCCAACGCGGGATACCTGCGGGGCACTGACATCGTCGGCTACAAGGTCGAGGCCACCGACGGCAGCATCGGCAAGATCGACAAGCATTCCGAAGACGTCGGCGCCTCCTACCTGGTTGTGGACACCGGGGTGTGGATCTTCGGCAAGCATGTGCTGCTGCCGGCCGGGACCATCGAGCGCATCGACATGATCGGGGAGACGGTCTACGTCAACCGGACGAAGGACCAGATCAAGGACGCCCCGGAGTACGACGAGGGCAAACAGGCCGGCGAGTCCAACTACCTGGAGCGGTTCGGCCGGTACTACGGCCGGCCCATGTAG
- a CDS encoding ATP-binding cassette domain-containing protein encodes MRAEGLTRQHRGKRIVDDVHLNVPAGVVTGFLGANGAGKTTTLPLMLGLISGQGTTTYFGRSLAQWRESARTVGVVMGGVAGHPRQTLTAPLRMVAAGAGVRDSRMPEVIDSRVDSGTDAVWSGAIAAGRFHRAAVRGSGRPGVAGVRGGDEFRDDVRVGGPL; translated from the coding sequence GTGCGGGCGGAGGGCCTGACGCGGCAGCACAGAGGCAAGCGGATCGTCGACGACGTCCACCTGAACGTGCCAGCAGGGGTGGTAACCGGATTCCTCGGAGCCAACGGCGCGGGGAAGACGACCACACTACCCCTGATGCTCGGACTGATATCCGGCCAGGGAACCACGACGTATTTCGGGCGCTCTCTCGCCCAGTGGCGAGAATCGGCCCGGACCGTCGGCGTGGTCATGGGAGGCGTCGCAGGACACCCCCGCCAAACCCTCACCGCCCCTCTACGCATGGTCGCGGCCGGTGCGGGAGTACGGGACAGCCGTATGCCCGAAGTCATCGACTCCAGGGTGGATTCGGGTACGGATGCTGTTTGGTCAGGTGCTATCGCCGCTGGACGCTTTCACCGGGCCGCTGTAAGGGGATCGGGCCGGCCCGGGGTCGCGGGTGTCCGGGGAGGGGACGAATTCCGAGACGATGTGAGGGTTGGGGGGCCTCTGTAG